The genomic interval GGGACTCGAATACGGCGCGGGGTCGGGGTCGGTGGTCGCGCTGGTCGGCGTGGCCGGGACGCTGACTCTCCTCGTCTCGCCGTTCGCGCTGGCCGTCCTCGCGGCGTTCCACGTCGGGCGCGTCGCCGACGCCGGGCCCGCGGGCGCTCCCCGGGCCGGGGAGCGCCCGCGGCGGTCGGTCCCAGTCGCCCGCGTCACGCTGGCCGTCCTCCTGCTCACCGGCCTCGTCGGGGTCGCTGGCGCGGTCCGGGTCGCCGAGTTCAGGCCGACCGACGCCTCGCCCGACCCCCTCCCCGAGGACCCCGACGCGATGTACGCGACCGCGTTCGAGAACGCCGAGCGGGCCGACCACCGCTACCGGGTCGCGGTGGCGCGCGAGGAGGGCGAGCCGTTCGTCGTCGAACACCGCATCGACCGCGACGCCCGCCGATACCGCCAGATTCCGTCGGGGGTCGCGTCCGGTCCCTCGGTGTACGCCGGGTCCGGAACCGGGTCGCCGCCGCTGCGGTCGGGGACCCTCGACCTCGCGCTCGGCGAGCGCGAGGTCGGCGACCGGACCGTCCGGGCCGCGCCCGACTACCTCCGGTGGGCCGACCGCTACTCGTGGGACGACCCGAGCGGGCTGACGCCGCCCGCGCCCGGCGTCGAGGGCTGGGAGGTCGTCGACCGCGACGGCGACCGAATCGTCCTCGAACTCGCCGACCCGGCGGCGGTGGTCGTCGCGTTGCAGGGCCGCGAGGCCGACGCCGTGACGAAGGTGGACGCCTCTCGAATCCGCGCCACCGTCGACGCCGACCGCGGAACCCTCTCGGCGGTCGAGACCCGGCTGAACGCCACGGTCGAGACGGGCGGCGAGCAACGGCGCTACGACGGCCGCACGACTCACGAGTTCGAGGTCGGCGTGAACGTCGAGCGCCCCGGCGAACTCGGGTCACCGGGCCTCGGCGAGTGGCTCTGGCGGCTGTTCGTCTACTGACCGGGCGGCCCGAGCGAGACGAACTCCAGTCCCTTCTCGGCCAGCAGGCTCCGGGCGCGCTCGGTGACCGAGGGCGCGACCAGCATCCCGCGGACCTCGGCGTCGGCGTGGAGCTCCCGGTCGAGCGCCTCGACGTACCGCGAGAGCTGTCCGACCGCGTCGGGACCGACCCGCCTGCGCTTGAGTTCCACGACCACCGTCGCGCCCGTCCGGTCGGTGCCGTAGATGTCGACCGCCCCGGCGGGCGTCTCGCGCTCGGTCGCCAGCGGTCGAAAGCCCTCCTCGACGAGGTCCGGGTCGTCGAGGATGCGCTGGCGGAGGTCCTCCTCGGTCCCGGTGAGCGAGCGGTCCCGGCGGTCGGTCACGTCGAAGGTCGCGACCTGCCGGACCGCCTCGAACGCCACGACCAGTTCCTCGTCGGGCGATTCGCGGTGGCTCCGGACGCGGAACCGGCCGTCGGACACGTCGGTCTCGTGGGTGCAACCCGGCGGTTGCCAGTTGACGGGCTTTTGCCCTTCGTCGGTGTGGACCAGCACGGTCCCGTCGGGCTTGAGCACGACGAGTCGGTCGCCGGGGCCGAGATGGCTCGCGGCCCGACCCTCGTAGTCGACCGTGCACCGCCCGAAGACGGTGACCATCTCCGCGCGGTCGACCGCGGTCGCGACCCGGTCGCGGGCCCGCTCGGGCGTCGGGTCCGAGAGCGCGCTGGCGTCGGCGGCGTCGCCTGAAGTCGTCACTGCGACGGGGTAGGTGGTCGAGCTACTAAAGCCACACTCCGTCGCGGCGGCGCTCGCGCCGCCGCGACGGTCGGAGCGATTCGACCCGACTCGACCCGACCCGCCCCGCCCCGACCGGACGTATTTCCGTCTCGACGCCGTGAGGGTCGCCATGGCACCGACCTCCACCCGGCGGCGCTTGCTCGAAGCCGCGCTCGCCGGAGCGACGGCCGCGCTCGCCGGTTGCGCCGCGGAGGACCCGCTCGCCGACGACGCGCAGTCGACCGAGACGACCGCGTCGCCGGAGACCGAGACGACGGAAGCGGCGGAGACCACCGAGGCGGGAGACGACATCCCGGAGTCGGTCGGTATCGAGACGCTGGCGACCGGCTTGGAGGCTCCGACCGACGTCGCGTTCGCGCCCGAGGCCGACCGGCGGTACGTCGCCGACCAGCCCGGCCGAATCCTCGTCCACGAGTCCGACGGCCTCCGTGACGACCCGTTCCTGGACCTGCGCGACGCTGTCGAGACCGCCTACGAGGCCGGAGTGCTGGGCGTCGAACTCCACCCGGAGTTCGCCGAGAACCGCCGGGCGTTCGTCCGGTACAGCGCCCCGCGGCGGGACGGGACGCCCGACGACTACAGCCACACGTTCGTGCTCGCGGAGTTCGAGGCGACCGACGACGGCCGACGCGCCGACCCCGACTCCGAGCGGACGATTCTGGAGATTCCCGAACCCCAGTCGAACCACAACTCCGGCGACATCGCCTTCGGCCCGGACGGCTACCTCTACGTCGGCGTCGGCGACGGCGGCGGGAGTGGCGACCAGGGGACTGGACACGTCGAGGACTGGTACGACGCCGTCGCGGGCGGCAACGGTCAGGACGTGACCGAGAACCTGCTCGGGAGCGTCCTCCGCATCGACGTGGACGGCGAACCTGCCGACAGCGAGACCGACGACAGCGAGACCGACGACGAAGAAGACGAGCGAGCGTACGCCGTCCCCGACGACAACCCACTGGTCGGCGAGGAGGGCCTCGGCGAGCACTACGCGTGGGGGTTCCGGAACCCGTGGGGGATGTCGTTCGACGGGGAACGTCTTCTGGTCGCCGACGTGGGCCAGAGCAGTTACGAGGAGGTGAACGTGGTCGAGAAGGGCGGCAACTACGGGTGGAACGTCAGGGAGGCCACCCACTGCTTCGAGGCCGACGACTGTCCCGACGAGACGCCCGACTCGGTCAGGGGCGGCGAGCCCCTGCGCGACCCCGTCGTCGAGTACCCCCACTCGGGCGACGGGGTCAGCGGCGACTCGGTCATCGGCGGGTACGTCTACCGGGGTTCTGCGCTCCCGGACCTCGACGGGGCGTACGTCTTCGCCGACCTGTCGGCAGACGGCAGGCTGTTCGTCGCGACGCCGACCGACGAGGGCCAGTGGCCGATACGCGTCGTCGAGGTGGCGGGCGACGACGCCGGAAAGCTCGGGCGGGTCTTCTCGTTCGGGAGCGACGGCGACGGGGAGGTGTACGTGCTGGGGTCGGGCGAGGACGGCGGCGGAGTCCACCGTCTCGTTCCGGCGGAGTGATGGGGTCGCGGGGTTCGAAATTCGGTCACTCGGGCCGAATCACCTCCCGGTCCTCGGCCCACGACTCGACCCGACTCGCGAGATAATCCAGTGCCTCCTCGCGGGTCAGGTCGCCGCGGTCGACCGCGTCGCCGACCGCGGCCTTCGTCGCCCGGAACCACCCCCGGAAGTAGTCGTCGCCCTCGGCGGGTCGGGCCTCGACCAGCGCGCCGTGACCGACGGTCTCGCTCCGGTCGATTCGGTCGCTGTCGGTTTCGAGGCCGAACCAGCAGACGTGGAACGGCGCGGTCTCGTAGTCCGGACCCACCCGGAAGAACGCCTCGTGGGCGAGGAAGTCGAGGGACTCGGCGACCGCGGTTTCCAGTTCGAGGCCGGTCGCGACCGGGTCGGGGTCGACGGCGAACCCGGTCCCGGACGCGAACGGCGTCTCCGCGGAGACGTGGCGAGCGAGCGCGAAGTCGGCCCCGCCCCAGTGCGAGCGGTGGAGGTCGTAGGTCGAGCCCTCGCGGCTGTACGCGAGGAGTGCGCGGTGTCCCATCCGGGCAGAGGTGGTCCCGTCCTCGGATAAAAAGGTGCGGGTGGCGAGTGAGGACCTCAGTGGTTCGCAGTCGGGGTCCGGCACTCGACCGGGACGGACTCGCCGGACTCACGGGCCTCGGAGATCGCCGCGCGAACGCGCGTGAGTCGGCGGGCGAACGAGTAGTCAGTGAGACGGGAGTCGTCGCCGCGGACCGCGGCGGCAAATGCTTCGAGTTTCTCGCGAGTCATCGCCTCGAAGTCGGTCCCCTCGCGGAAGTGCGAGACCTCGGTTCCCTCGGGCTGGGTGACGCGAACAACGTCACAGTCAGCCGACGAAGCAGGGGCGCTCCGGTACGTGAGACGGCCGTCGGTCCCCCAGACGGTCAGCGTCTCGTCTGCGTCGAACGCGGTGCTCTCGCCGCAGAGCGTGACGGTCGCGGGAACGGTCCGGCCGTCGATTCGGAGCGCCGCGGAGACAGCGGTGTTGACGTCGACGTCGAACGAGTCGCTACCGACTGCCGCGACCGATTCGACGCGCGCGCCGGTCGCCCAGAGGAGGGCTTCCAGCAGGTGCGAACCCATGTCGTACAAGTAGCCCTTGTCGCCGGTGACAGACGGGTCCATCCGCCACTGGCTCTCGTTGATATCGACCCATTC from Halorussus salilacus carries:
- a CDS encoding Gfo/Idh/MocA family protein, which gives rise to MGIDTEVAIVGLGWMGKRIAEQYNAMDGVTLLAGADTDPDAREAFGDEYGVETYGTCERVCRAAVPDAVIVATPHPFHYEQVMAAIDHGTSVLVEKPMVVDPEHAIEIENAARAASVEVRVGYHRRFNPAYRAIKDALDDGEIGGVSTISCRIGLEWVDINESQWRMDPSVTGDKGYLYDMGSHLLEALLWATGARVESVAAVGSDSFDVDVNTAVSAALRIDGRTVPATVTLCGESTAFDADETLTVWGTDGRLTYRSAPASSADCDVVRVTQPEGTEVSHFREGTDFEAMTREKLEAFAAAVRGDDSRLTDYSFARRLTRVRAAISEARESGESVPVECRTPTANH
- a CDS encoding PQQ-dependent sugar dehydrogenase, whose product is MAPTSTRRRLLEAALAGATAALAGCAAEDPLADDAQSTETTASPETETTEAAETTEAGDDIPESVGIETLATGLEAPTDVAFAPEADRRYVADQPGRILVHESDGLRDDPFLDLRDAVETAYEAGVLGVELHPEFAENRRAFVRYSAPRRDGTPDDYSHTFVLAEFEATDDGRRADPDSERTILEIPEPQSNHNSGDIAFGPDGYLYVGVGDGGGSGDQGTGHVEDWYDAVAGGNGQDVTENLLGSVLRIDVDGEPADSETDDSETDDEEDERAYAVPDDNPLVGEEGLGEHYAWGFRNPWGMSFDGERLLVADVGQSSYEEVNVVEKGGNYGWNVREATHCFEADDCPDETPDSVRGGEPLRDPVVEYPHSGDGVSGDSVIGGYVYRGSALPDLDGAYVFADLSADGRLFVATPTDEGQWPIRVVEVAGDDAGKLGRVFSFGSDGDGEVYVLGSGEDGGGVHRLVPAE
- a CDS encoding DUF6735 family protein — translated: MGHRALLAYSREGSTYDLHRSHWGGADFALARHVSAETPFASGTGFAVDPDPVATGLELETAVAESLDFLAHEAFFRVGPDYETAPFHVCWFGLETDSDRIDRSETVGHGALVEARPAEGDDYFRGWFRATKAAVGDAVDRGDLTREEALDYLASRVESWAEDREVIRPE
- the nucS gene encoding endonuclease NucS — encoded protein: MTTSGDAADASALSDPTPERARDRVATAVDRAEMVTVFGRCTVDYEGRAASHLGPGDRLVVLKPDGTVLVHTDEGQKPVNWQPPGCTHETDVSDGRFRVRSHRESPDEELVVAFEAVRQVATFDVTDRRDRSLTGTEEDLRQRILDDPDLVEEGFRPLATERETPAGAVDIYGTDRTGATVVVELKRRRVGPDAVGQLSRYVEALDRELHADAEVRGMLVAPSVTERARSLLAEKGLEFVSLGPPGQ